A window from Roseburia sp. 499 encodes these proteins:
- the nadC gene encoding carboxylating nicotinate-nucleotide diphosphorylase: MNSITMTLNADELILQALREDISSEDVTTNAVMPKAQKGEAHLICKQDGVLAGLWVFKRVFELLDEDICVKLNFEDGDTVKNGEIIGTVTGDIRAILSGERTALNYLQRMSGIATYTNSVAKLLEGSKVKLLDTRKTTPNNRIFEKYAVKTGGGYNHRYNLSDGVLLKDNHIGAAGGVKQAVLMAKEYAPFVRKIEVECETVAMVEEALEAGADIIMLDNMSVEEMKKAVALIDGKAEIECSGNVTKENISHYISLGVDYISSGALTHSAPIMDVSLKNLHVV; this comes from the coding sequence ATGAACAGCATAACCATGACATTAAATGCGGATGAATTGATTTTACAGGCATTGCGGGAAGATATTTCCAGTGAAGATGTAACTACCAATGCAGTAATGCCAAAAGCGCAGAAGGGAGAAGCACACTTAATCTGTAAGCAGGATGGTGTGTTGGCAGGACTTTGGGTATTTAAGCGTGTCTTTGAACTTTTGGATGAAGATATTTGTGTAAAACTGAATTTTGAAGATGGTGACACGGTAAAGAACGGTGAGATTATTGGAACTGTGACCGGAGATATTCGGGCAATTTTATCTGGAGAACGTACGGCACTTAATTATTTGCAACGTATGAGTGGAATTGCAACTTATACGAACTCTGTAGCTAAGTTATTAGAGGGAAGTAAAGTAAAACTGTTAGATACCAGAAAGACCACACCAAATAATCGTATTTTTGAAAAATATGCAGTAAAGACAGGTGGCGGTTATAATCATCGTTATAACCTTTCTGATGGCGTATTGTTAAAGGATAACCACATTGGCGCAGCAGGAGGCGTAAAACAAGCTGTGCTTATGGCAAAGGAATATGCACCTTTTGTACGCAAGATTGAAGTAGAGTGTGAAACGGTAGCTATGGTAGAAGAAGCATTAGAGGCCGGAGCAGATATTATCATGTTGGACAATATGAGCGTAGAAGAAATGAAAAAGGCAGTAGCGCTGATTGATGGAAAGGCAGAAATTGAGTGTTCCGGAAATGTGACAAAGGAAAATATTTCACATTATATTTCACTTGGAGTAGATTATATTTCTAGTGGTGCATTAACACATTCAGCACCGATTATGGATGTTTCTTTGAAAAATCTACATGTAGTATAG
- the nadA gene encoding quinolinate synthase NadA yields the protein MNKLQEQIQALKQEKDAVILAHYYVEDEVQEIADYVGDSFYLSKIATEVPQQTICFAGVSFMGESAKILNPEKRVLLPDMTADCPMAHMARVEDIERVRQEYDDVAVVCYINSTTELKAHSDVCVTSANAMKIVKKLPNKNIFFIPDRHLGSYIAAKVPDKHFIFNDGFCPVHQKFDVENIKAAKVAHPEAKLLVHPECPKEVVELADFIGSTSEIITYAGKDESQSFLIGTESGVMYELRERYPEKTFYEIISGQCCMDMKKVTLEKVKDCLEQGSGEVKLEESVRQSSVNALDRMLELAK from the coding sequence ATGAATAAATTGCAGGAGCAGATACAGGCTCTGAAACAGGAAAAAGATGCGGTAATTTTAGCTCATTACTATGTCGAAGATGAAGTACAGGAAATCGCAGATTATGTGGGGGATTCTTTTTATTTAAGCAAGATTGCAACGGAAGTTCCACAGCAGACCATTTGTTTTGCAGGAGTTTCTTTTATGGGCGAGAGTGCTAAAATATTGAATCCGGAGAAAAGGGTGCTTCTCCCGGATATGACAGCAGATTGTCCTATGGCACATATGGCAAGGGTAGAAGATATTGAACGGGTACGTCAGGAATATGATGATGTAGCAGTGGTATGCTATATTAATTCTACTACAGAATTAAAGGCACATTCTGACGTTTGTGTGACTAGTGCCAATGCAATGAAGATTGTTAAAAAATTACCAAATAAAAATATATTTTTTATTCCGGACAGACATCTGGGAAGTTATATTGCAGCAAAGGTACCGGACAAGCACTTTATTTTTAATGATGGTTTTTGCCCGGTGCATCAGAAGTTTGATGTAGAGAATATTAAGGCAGCAAAGGTTGCTCATCCGGAAGCAAAACTTTTGGTACATCCGGAATGTCCAAAGGAAGTTGTAGAACTGGCAGATTTTATCGGAAGTACTTCTGAAATTATTACGTATGCAGGAAAAGATGAATCACAAAGCTTTTTGATTGGGACAGAAAGTGGTGTGATGTATGAACTGCGGGAGCGGTATCCGGAAAAAACATTTTATGAAATTATATCCGGACAGTGCTGTATGGATATGAAAAAGGTTACGTTAGAAAAAGTGAAGGACTGTCTGGAACAGGGCAGTGGAGAAGTAAAGTTAGAGGAATCAGTACGGCAAAGTTCTGTAAATGCACTTGACAGAATGCTGGAACTGGCAAAGTAG
- a CDS encoding ABC transporter ATP-binding protein: MLELKDLKWQLPTGEEILKGINLIIPEGKMTVVTGPNGGGKTSLAKVIAGLSQPTSGNIILNKEDITECSITERAQKGISYAFQQPVRFKGLTVRDLLELSAEEKLPEEKACSILGEVGLCAQEYIDRAVDASLSGGESKRIEIATVLARKGAKVLIFDEPEAGIDLWSFSCLIDAFQKLKKEYGETLLIISHQERILEIADYVVVIEDGKVRKAGDRAEVLPELLSQEKASRCPLGKDREGGFSHE; this comes from the coding sequence ATGCTGGAATTAAAGGATTTGAAGTGGCAGCTTCCTACGGGAGAAGAGATTCTGAAGGGAATTAATCTTATCATTCCGGAAGGAAAGATGACTGTAGTAACCGGACCAAACGGCGGTGGAAAGACATCTCTGGCAAAAGTGATTGCAGGACTGTCACAGCCTACTTCAGGAAATATTATTTTAAATAAAGAGGATATTACAGAATGTAGTATTACAGAACGAGCTCAGAAGGGAATCAGTTATGCCTTTCAGCAGCCGGTACGTTTTAAGGGATTGACGGTGCGGGATTTATTGGAGCTGTCAGCGGAAGAAAAATTGCCGGAAGAGAAGGCATGTAGTATTCTGGGCGAGGTAGGATTGTGTGCGCAAGAGTATATTGACCGTGCCGTAGATGCCAGCCTTTCCGGTGGAGAGAGTAAGCGTATTGAGATAGCAACTGTTTTAGCAAGAAAAGGTGCTAAGGTACTAATTTTTGATGAACCGGAAGCAGGAATTGATTTGTGGAGCTTCTCTTGTTTAATCGATGCTTTTCAGAAACTGAAAAAGGAGTATGGAGAGACATTGTTGATTATTTCTCATCAGGAGAGAATTCTGGAAATTGCAGATTATGTGGTAGTAATAGAAGATGGAAAAGTCCGTAAGGCAGGTGACCGTGCTGAGGTGCTGCCGGAGCTTTTGAGTCAGGAAAAGGCAAGCCGTTGCCCATTAGGAAAAGACCGGGAGGGAGGATTTAGCCATGAATGA
- a CDS encoding L-aspartate oxidase, whose translation MERETDVIIVGTGAAGLFCALQFPEDKRITVITKEDAESSDSFLAQGGMCMLRSEEDFDGYFEDTMKAGHYKNNKASVEVMIRSSQHIAQKLIGYGVDFERKNGELAFTREGGHSRPRILFHEDITGKEITGTLLERVKERKNIKLYEHTTMLDILCKDNVCYGLVVQLPDGKVDILTAPNTVLACGGIGGLYRHSTNFPHITGDAIAIALRHKITLQDVNYVQIHPTTLYSEKPGRSFLISESVRGEGALLYNAKMERFVDELLPRDIVTAAINKQMAEDGKPYVWLSMAPIAKEDILSHFPNIYKRCLEEGYDVTKECIPVVPGQHYFMGGIQSDLEGRTSMRHLYAVGETCCNGVHGANRLASNSLLESLVFAERAAQDVLKQTEIPENENIEELFEPGRYVNLNEFNKENKQMVRQEIERMKEEYEQHNHDIKCG comes from the coding sequence ATGGAAAGAGAAACAGATGTTATAATTGTTGGAACAGGTGCAGCGGGGTTGTTCTGTGCCTTGCAATTTCCGGAGGATAAGAGGATAACAGTTATAACAAAGGAAGATGCGGAAAGCAGTGATTCGTTCCTGGCACAAGGGGGCATGTGTATGCTCCGGTCAGAAGAGGATTTTGATGGGTATTTTGAAGATACCATGAAGGCAGGTCACTATAAGAATAATAAGGCATCGGTGGAAGTGATGATTCGCAGTTCTCAGCATATTGCCCAGAAGTTAATTGGGTATGGTGTTGACTTTGAAAGAAAAAACGGGGAATTGGCATTTACCAGAGAGGGCGGACATTCCAGACCAAGAATTCTCTTTCATGAAGATATTACCGGAAAAGAGATTACCGGAACGTTATTAGAACGGGTAAAGGAACGCAAAAATATTAAGTTATATGAACATACCACGATGTTGGATATTTTGTGCAAAGACAATGTATGTTATGGACTCGTAGTACAGTTGCCGGATGGCAAAGTGGATATTTTGACGGCACCTAATACGGTACTTGCTTGTGGTGGAATTGGCGGTTTGTATCGTCATTCTACTAATTTTCCGCATATCACAGGAGATGCTATTGCAATAGCATTAAGACATAAGATTACTCTTCAGGATGTAAATTATGTACAGATTCATCCTACTACGCTGTATTCTGAAAAGCCGGGTAGAAGTTTTTTGATTTCAGAATCTGTGCGTGGAGAAGGAGCGCTGTTATACAATGCGAAAATGGAACGTTTTGTAGATGAACTTCTGCCGAGGGATATTGTAACAGCAGCGATTAACAAACAGATGGCGGAGGATGGAAAGCCTTATGTCTGGTTATCTATGGCACCGATTGCAAAGGAAGATATTTTAAGTCATTTTCCGAATATTTATAAGCGGTGTTTAGAAGAAGGGTATGATGTGACAAAGGAATGCATTCCGGTAGTACCGGGCCAGCATTATTTCATGGGAGGTATTCAGTCTGATTTAGAGGGAAGGACTTCTATGCGTCATTTGTATGCCGTAGGAGAGACGTGTTGTAATGGAGTGCATGGAGCCAATCGTTTGGCTAGTAACTCGCTATTAGAAAGTCTTGTGTTTGCAGAACGGGCAGCGCAGGATGTACTGAAGCAGACAGAAATACCGGAAAATGAAAACATAGAAGAATTGTTTGAGCCGGGACGATATGTCAACTTAAATGAATTTAATAAAGAAAATAAGCAGATGGTACGTCAGGAAATAGAAAGGATGAAAGAGGAATATGAACAGCATAACCATGACATTAAATGCGGATGA
- a CDS encoding DNA gyrase/topoisomerase IV subunit A, whose product MQENEQIIRTEYSEIMQKSYIDYAMSVIIARALPDVRDGLKPVQRRTLYDMHELGIRYDKPYRKCARIVGDTMGKYHPHGDSSIYEALVVMAQEFKKGMPLVDGHGNFGSIEGDGAAAMRYTEARLQKITQEAYLADLDKDVVDFVPNFDETEKEPSVLPVKVPNLLINGADGIAVGMATSIPPHNFGEVIEGVKAYMKNPDITTKEMMEYIKGPDFPTGGIVVNKDDLLNIYETGMGKIKIRGKVEVEQVKGGKERLVITEIPYTMIGANIGKFLNDVYSLVETKKTNDIVDISNQSSKEGIRIVLELRKGADVENLKNMLYKKTRLEDTFGVNMLAVAEGRPETMGLVSIVRHHVNFQYELATRKYKTLLAKEMDKKEIQEGLIKACDVIDLIIEILRGSKNIKDAKDCLMNGNTEKIEFRYKGSEADAKQLNFTERQATAILEMRLYKLIGLEIEALMKEHETTLQNIEKYEEILGSRAAMAKVIIKELDGFKKEYAVERKTAIENAAEAVFEEKKIEEIPVILLMDRFGYAKTIDVSAYERNKEAADAENKYIIHCMNTDRLCIFTDKGQMHMVKVLDLPYGKFRDKGTPIDNVSNYSSSEENIVYIESIGNLLGRKLLFASSDGMLKQVDGGEFDVSKRTTAATKLNEGATVMLIQPVSGTEGETIIMGTEKGMYLRFAAGDVPEKKKGAVGVRGMKIDPKDKLEAVYLLGEEEEKNIETKGKEIALHRLRIANRDGKGVKK is encoded by the coding sequence TTCGGAAATTATGCAGAAGTCTTATATAGACTATGCTATGAGCGTTATCATTGCAAGAGCGTTACCGGATGTAAGAGACGGTTTAAAGCCGGTACAGCGCCGTACTCTTTATGATATGCATGAACTTGGAATAAGATATGACAAGCCTTATCGTAAATGTGCCCGTATCGTGGGAGATACCATGGGTAAATATCACCCACATGGTGACAGTTCTATTTATGAAGCTTTGGTAGTGATGGCACAGGAATTTAAGAAAGGAATGCCGTTAGTAGACGGACACGGTAACTTTGGTTCTATCGAGGGAGACGGAGCTGCTGCTATGCGTTATACGGAAGCACGTTTGCAGAAAATTACCCAAGAAGCATATCTTGCAGACCTTGATAAAGATGTAGTAGATTTTGTGCCAAACTTTGATGAAACAGAAAAAGAACCTTCTGTACTTCCGGTAAAAGTACCAAACCTTTTAATAAATGGTGCAGATGGTATTGCCGTAGGTATGGCAACCAGTATACCGCCTCACAATTTTGGTGAAGTAATTGAAGGCGTCAAGGCATACATGAAGAATCCGGATATTACAACTAAGGAAATGATGGAATACATCAAAGGACCGGATTTTCCAACCGGAGGAATCGTTGTAAATAAAGATGATCTTCTTAATATCTACGAAACCGGTATGGGAAAAATTAAAATTCGTGGAAAAGTGGAAGTAGAGCAGGTAAAAGGTGGAAAAGAACGTCTGGTTATTACCGAGATTCCGTATACCATGATTGGTGCTAATATCGGAAAGTTTTTAAATGATGTGTACAGTTTGGTAGAGACAAAAAAGACAAATGATATTGTGGATATTTCTAACCAGTCCTCGAAAGAGGGAATCCGCATTGTCTTAGAACTGCGCAAAGGTGCAGACGTAGAGAACCTAAAGAATATGCTCTATAAGAAGACTCGTTTGGAGGATACCTTTGGAGTTAACATGCTGGCGGTAGCAGAGGGAAGACCGGAGACTATGGGTCTGGTTTCTATTGTACGGCATCATGTGAATTTCCAGTATGAACTTGCTACCAGAAAGTACAAGACATTGCTTGCAAAAGAAATGGACAAAAAAGAGATTCAGGAAGGTTTGATCAAGGCATGTGATGTCATCGATCTGATTATTGAGATTTTAAGAGGTTCTAAGAATATCAAAGATGCGAAGGACTGTCTGATGAACGGTAATACGGAAAAAATTGAGTTCCGTTATAAAGGTTCTGAGGCAGATGCCAAGCAGTTGAACTTTACAGAGCGTCAGGCGACTGCAATTTTAGAGATGCGTCTCTATAAATTGATTGGTTTGGAAATTGAGGCTTTAATGAAAGAGCATGAGACTACCTTACAGAACATTGAAAAATATGAAGAAATTTTAGGAAGCCGTGCTGCAATGGCAAAGGTTATCATCAAAGAACTGGATGGTTTCAAAAAAGAATATGCAGTGGAGCGTAAAACTGCTATCGAAAATGCCGCAGAAGCAGTTTTTGAAGAAAAGAAAATAGAAGAAATTCCTGTAATTCTTTTGATGGACCGTTTTGGATATGCCAAAACCATTGATGTGTCTGCCTATGAGCGAAATAAAGAGGCGGCAGATGCAGAAAATAAATACATTATCCATTGTATGAACACGGACCGTCTTTGTATTTTTACGGACAAGGGACAGATGCACATGGTAAAAGTATTAGACCTGCCATATGGAAAGTTCCGAGATAAAGGAACTCCGATTGATAATGTAAGTAATTACAGTAGTAGTGAAGAAAATATAGTTTATATTGAAAGCATTGGAAATCTTCTGGGACGTAAGCTGTTATTTGCAAGTAGTGATGGTATGCTGAAGCAGGTAGATGGTGGAGAGTTTGATGTTTCCAAACGTACTACGGCAGCAACCAAGCTGAACGAGGGAGCAACTGTTATGTTGATACAGCCGGTGTCAGGTACAGAAGGTGAAACAATCATTATGGGAACTGAAAAAGGAATGTATCTGCGGTTTGCGGCAGGAGATGTACCGGAGAAGAAGAAAGGTGCCGTAGGTGTTCGAGGTATGAAGATAGACCCGAAGGATAAGCTGGAAGCAGTATATTTATTAGGGGAAGAGGAAGAGAAGAACATCGAAACCAAAGGAAAAGAAATTGCATTGCACAGATTGCGTATAGCAAATCGTGACGGAAAAGGCGTAAAGAAGTAA
- a CDS encoding SufB/SufD family protein: MNDITKKLLSEVSDFKGEFKGAYNIRENGECAGRQSSENIVIESKTDGPGLVIHISSKAQGETVYIPACVTHGNVDDLVYNDFYVGAGADVIIVAGCGVHTDNEGVAKHNGIHRFFLEKGAHVLYQEKHIGTGTGKGLRKIDPVTDIYMEEDSVLEMDTLQIGGVDQSDRKTTASLKARARLIIRERIMTDGKELAKSDFNVSMDGEDSGVDLVSRSVAKGESYQEYHSVIKGNCRCTGHSECDAILVGSGRVNAAPELFAGDIDASLIHEAAIGKIAGEQILKLQTLGLTEQQAEEKIIEGFLKG, from the coding sequence ATGAATGATATTACCAAAAAGCTATTAAGCGAGGTCTCAGATTTCAAAGGAGAGTTCAAAGGTGCCTATAACATTCGAGAAAATGGTGAATGTGCAGGAAGACAGTCTTCTGAAAATATAGTAATTGAATCTAAGACGGATGGACCGGGACTTGTAATCCACATTAGTTCCAAGGCTCAAGGGGAAACAGTTTATATTCCGGCATGTGTAACTCATGGAAATGTAGATGATTTAGTATACAATGATTTTTATGTAGGTGCAGGAGCTGATGTTATTATTGTAGCAGGATGCGGTGTGCACACGGATAACGAAGGTGTGGCAAAGCATAATGGTATTCATCGATTTTTCTTAGAAAAAGGTGCTCATGTATTGTATCAAGAGAAACACATCGGAACCGGAACAGGAAAGGGTTTAAGGAAAATTGACCCTGTTACGGATATCTATATGGAAGAAGATTCTGTATTAGAGATGGATACACTTCAGATTGGTGGCGTAGACCAGAGTGACCGTAAGACAACAGCCTCTTTAAAGGCAAGGGCACGTCTTATTATCCGGGAACGTATTATGACCGATGGAAAAGAGCTGGCAAAAAGCGATTTTAACGTTTCCATGGACGGAGAAGATTCCGGAGTAGATTTGGTATCCCGTTCTGTAGCAAAGGGAGAATCTTATCAGGAGTATCATTCGGTGATTAAAGGAAATTGTCGTTGTACCGGACATTCAGAATGTGACGCTATTCTGGTTGGAAGTGGAAGAGTAAATGCAGCACCGGAGTTGTTTGCAGGTGATATCGATGCATCTTTGATTCATGAAGCAGCGATTGGAAAAATTGCAGGCGAGCAGATATTGAAGCTTCAGACGCTTGGATTGACAGAGCAGCAGGCAGAAGAAAAAATCATTGAAGGATTTTTAAAAGGATAA